A genomic segment from Haloarchaeobius salinus encodes:
- a CDS encoding cupin domain-containing protein, protein MDIVPESDVEATEAVDGAHLKLLAGGSEMNVQHFRIEPGATVPEHSHPHEQTGYLLEGALTFFVDGETHVVEAGDSYVLTGGESHGAENRGDEPAIGLDIFSPPRDDPDWQD, encoded by the coding sequence ATGGATATCGTTCCCGAATCCGACGTCGAGGCGACCGAGGCGGTCGATGGGGCCCACCTGAAGCTCCTGGCTGGCGGCAGCGAGATGAACGTACAGCACTTCCGGATCGAGCCCGGTGCGACCGTCCCCGAGCACAGTCACCCGCACGAGCAGACGGGCTACCTGCTCGAGGGAGCGCTCACGTTCTTCGTCGACGGCGAGACACACGTCGTCGAGGCCGGCGACTCCTACGTCCTCACGGGCGGCGAGTCCCACGGCGCCGAGAACCGCGGTGACGAACCCGCCATCGGGCTGGACATCTTCAGCCCGCCACGTGACGATCCCGACTGGCAGGACTGA
- a CDS encoding MaoC family dehydratase: MLEGFYDKVEVGETVETIGRTVTESDVVNYANATGCWLPIHTDREFAAETQYGERVVQGTFLLGLAEGLLYSNEPTGIRANAGMESIQFHRPVFVDDTVHFEVEVLEKTQRDDHSGVVTLDVEGKNQDDATVVEYRTNLLMITEDAHETHD; the protein is encoded by the coding sequence GTGCTAGAAGGGTTCTACGACAAGGTCGAGGTCGGCGAGACGGTCGAGACCATCGGCCGGACGGTGACGGAGAGCGACGTCGTGAATTACGCGAACGCGACGGGCTGCTGGCTGCCGATCCACACCGACCGGGAGTTCGCAGCGGAGACGCAGTACGGCGAACGCGTCGTCCAGGGGACGTTCCTGCTCGGGCTCGCAGAGGGGTTGCTGTACTCGAACGAGCCGACGGGGATCCGAGCGAATGCTGGGATGGAGTCGATCCAGTTCCATCGACCCGTCTTCGTCGACGATACGGTCCACTTCGAGGTAGAGGTGCTGGAGAAGACGCAGCGCGATGACCACAGCGGCGTCGTGACGCTCGACGTGGAGGGCAAGAACCAGGACGACGCGACCGTCGTCGAGTACCGGACGAACCTGCTGATGATCACCGAGGACGCACACGAGACACATGACTGA
- a CDS encoding APC family permease, with protein MGTGQEQAATTAGANREGESPEQVTTVESASGEASVTEEGTELERSIGLKGGLAIGIGTMIGAGIFVFPGLAAGRAGPAAAGSFALGAVIALLVALPASELATAMPKSGGGYYFISRALGALAGAIVGISIWLGLVFATAFYLVGFGNYAAAVLAEAGVVVGNVSVVVPLALVFGVLLTALNLFGTENAAALQNYVVGLLLTILVLFLGYGGLDAVGVFGGASTPERFLPFGPLPVFTTAALVFTSYLGFAQVATVAGDIKDPGRNLPLAMVGSVLVVGTLYVATIFVATSAFGSDTLSSFGETAIVEVARNFVGAPGAIVILLAGLLATVSSANASILSTSRAVFALSKDAILPRFASRINLQYGTPHIALAMGGGPVLVLVAYGEVEVLAEVASFLHLVMYGLMCVALIAMRRDEPEWYDPEFRVPAYRLVAGLGAFASFGLILFMKPTSQLIGIAIMVASGVWYGYYANDVSLKGVV; from the coding sequence ATGGGGACTGGTCAGGAACAGGCCGCGACGACGGCGGGTGCGAACCGGGAGGGCGAGTCGCCCGAACAGGTCACGACCGTCGAGTCTGCGTCCGGTGAGGCCTCCGTCACCGAGGAGGGTACCGAACTCGAACGGTCCATCGGTCTGAAGGGTGGACTGGCCATCGGTATCGGGACGATGATCGGCGCGGGCATCTTCGTCTTCCCGGGGCTCGCAGCCGGCCGTGCCGGGCCGGCCGCCGCCGGCTCCTTCGCGCTGGGTGCGGTCATCGCGCTCCTGGTGGCGCTCCCGGCATCGGAGCTGGCGACCGCGATGCCGAAATCAGGCGGGGGCTACTACTTCATCTCGCGTGCGCTCGGTGCCCTCGCCGGAGCTATCGTCGGCATCAGCATCTGGCTCGGGCTCGTCTTCGCCACCGCGTTCTACCTCGTCGGCTTCGGGAACTACGCGGCGGCCGTGCTGGCCGAAGCCGGAGTAGTCGTCGGAAACGTGTCGGTCGTCGTCCCGCTCGCGCTCGTGTTCGGGGTCCTGTTGACGGCCCTGAACCTGTTCGGGACCGAGAACGCGGCGGCGCTGCAGAACTACGTCGTCGGCCTGCTGTTGACCATCCTCGTCCTGTTCCTCGGCTACGGCGGTCTGGACGCAGTCGGCGTGTTCGGTGGAGCCAGTACCCCGGAGCGGTTCCTTCCGTTCGGGCCGCTCCCGGTGTTCACGACGGCCGCGCTGGTGTTCACGTCCTACCTCGGCTTCGCGCAGGTCGCGACGGTCGCGGGCGACATCAAGGACCCCGGGCGGAACCTCCCGCTCGCGATGGTCGGGTCGGTGCTCGTCGTCGGCACGCTGTACGTGGCGACCATCTTCGTCGCGACCAGCGCCTTCGGCAGCGACACGCTCTCGAGCTTCGGGGAGACCGCCATCGTGGAGGTCGCCCGTAACTTCGTCGGTGCGCCGGGTGCCATCGTCATCCTCCTCGCGGGACTGCTGGCCACGGTCTCCAGCGCGAACGCCTCCATCCTCTCCACCTCCCGGGCGGTGTTCGCGCTCAGCAAGGACGCGATACTCCCCCGCTTCGCGAGCCGGATAAACCTGCAGTACGGGACGCCCCACATCGCACTCGCGATGGGCGGCGGTCCCGTGCTCGTGCTGGTCGCCTACGGGGAGGTCGAGGTGCTCGCGGAGGTCGCCTCGTTCCTCCATCTGGTGATGTACGGGCTGATGTGCGTGGCGCTCATCGCCATGCGACGCGACGAGCCCGAGTGGTACGACCCCGAATTCCGTGTCCCGGCCTACCGACTGGTCGCGGGCCTCGGTGCGTTCGCGAGCTTCGGACTCATCCTGTTCATGAAACCCACATCACAGCTCATCGGTATCGCGATCATGGTCGCCTCGGGTGTCTGGTACGGCTACTACGCGAACGACGTCTCGCTGAAGGGGGTGGTTTGA
- a CDS encoding class I adenylate-forming enzyme family protein codes for MTETADDHEYDSEEPHTGLFQWYLERRAATRPDTRAYTYSPLGLVAATESAATWGELNDAASRLAAQLAADGVEAGDFVATLFPPSGPFAEVYFAAAKLGATLVPLDLRGKPADHQHVLASTEPAAFVGAGQYRDTDFQAVLEEVPAFEGIGSTYWLGADYHADLPEAGAYEWTAADPDGTPKTDDSPGCTDPDTGLLVVFTSGTTGDPKGAVLSHRNVVFQGTAISSVWDIDDSDTVLVHLPTDHVGGATELMGSAVVAGADVVFLDAFDPGVALQLIESRSISMVGNVPAMWGMLFNHDDFAETDLSSLDVAVVAGQAPSEDILAGMAQAATHAVTGWGLTETAGFVTLTELGTPVSEMTTTVGKPFPGFDVRTVADGEFLPEGETGEIVVRGDGVMDRFLTAEQTEGAFVEGEWVRTGDLGFVDDDGHVRLRGRKKNMYISGGYNVYPPEVEAVLTDHEAVEQAMVIGVADDTWGEAGHAFVLRTPGSDLTAAGVEEYGEQELADYKQPVEYTVEDELPLTALGKIDRQQIIESYDLDPV; via the coding sequence ATGACTGAGACAGCCGACGACCACGAGTACGACAGTGAGGAACCGCACACCGGACTCTTTCAGTGGTATCTCGAACGCCGCGCAGCGACGAGACCGGACACGCGAGCGTACACGTACTCGCCGCTGGGGCTGGTCGCGGCGACCGAATCGGCGGCGACCTGGGGCGAGTTGAACGACGCCGCGAGTCGGCTCGCCGCGCAGCTCGCAGCGGACGGGGTGGAAGCGGGGGATTTCGTGGCGACCCTGTTCCCGCCGTCGGGGCCGTTCGCCGAGGTGTACTTCGCGGCGGCGAAGCTCGGCGCGACACTCGTGCCACTGGACCTCCGGGGGAAACCCGCGGACCACCAGCACGTCCTCGCGTCGACGGAGCCCGCCGCGTTCGTCGGCGCAGGACAGTACCGCGACACCGACTTCCAGGCGGTCCTCGAGGAGGTACCCGCGTTCGAGGGGATCGGGTCGACGTACTGGCTGGGTGCGGACTACCACGCGGACCTCCCCGAAGCAGGAGCGTACGAGTGGACGGCGGCGGACCCCGACGGAACGCCGAAGACCGACGACTCACCGGGCTGTACGGATCCGGATACGGGGCTGCTGGTGGTGTTCACGAGCGGGACCACCGGCGACCCGAAGGGCGCAGTGCTCTCCCATCGGAACGTCGTCTTCCAGGGGACCGCTATCTCGTCGGTCTGGGATATCGACGATTCGGACACGGTGCTCGTGCACCTGCCGACCGACCACGTGGGCGGTGCGACGGAGCTCATGGGCAGTGCGGTCGTCGCCGGCGCTGACGTGGTGTTCCTGGACGCCTTCGATCCCGGCGTCGCTCTGCAGTTGATCGAATCACGGTCCATCTCGATGGTCGGGAACGTTCCCGCGATGTGGGGGATGCTGTTCAACCACGACGACTTCGCCGAGACCGACCTCTCGTCGCTGGACGTCGCGGTGGTCGCCGGGCAGGCACCCTCCGAGGACATCCTGGCCGGGATGGCGCAGGCGGCGACGCATGCGGTCACCGGCTGGGGGCTCACGGAGACGGCTGGGTTCGTGACCCTCACCGAGCTCGGGACGCCGGTCTCCGAGATGACCACGACTGTCGGGAAGCCGTTCCCGGGCTTCGACGTCCGCACCGTAGCGGACGGCGAGTTCCTCCCGGAGGGGGAGACGGGAGAGATCGTGGTCCGTGGCGACGGCGTCATGGACCGGTTCCTCACCGCGGAGCAGACGGAGGGGGCGTTCGTGGAAGGAGAGTGGGTCCGGACCGGCGACCTCGGCTTCGTCGACGACGACGGGCACGTCCGGCTGCGCGGCCGCAAGAAGAACATGTACATCTCCGGGGGCTACAACGTGTACCCACCGGAGGTCGAGGCGGTGCTGACCGACCACGAGGCGGTCGAGCAGGCGATGGTCATCGGTGTCGCGGACGACACCTGGGGTGAGGCCGGACACGCGTTTGTCCTCAGAACGCCCGGGAGCGACCTCACGGCGGCCGGTGTCGAGGAGTACGGCGAGCAGGAGCTCGCGGACTACAAACAGCCCGTCGAGTACACCGTCGAGGACGAGCTGCCGTTGACCGCCCTCGGGAAGATCGACCGCCAGCAGATCATCGAGAGCTACGACTTGGACCCGGTCTGA
- a CDS encoding universal stress protein, translating into MSWDATTDAMDAEDGQVREPPTVLIPVRVLEGQTIPEPLVDFLAPAKIVVLGYHVLPDQTPTEQGSMQFEDRAQEAVDAIAEAFRDAGRDIETRVVFTHNRDQTVERVAEEVGATAMLLPNPTGEVEDVLVAVRGKIDVARLVDLVAALLADDDGQVTLWGVKGGGYDAESAVQRADATLEQRGFDPARITVETSDSETPIYDIVARTAEFDVVVMGEGGPPVLSALFGDDAERVAEGAAAPVLVVRDLPEPAEEAADDEQVSEDDTATEPTDSGGPVSGDDRPDESTE; encoded by the coding sequence ATGTCCTGGGACGCGACCACGGACGCCATGGACGCCGAGGACGGCCAGGTACGAGAACCCCCGACGGTGCTCATCCCGGTGCGGGTGCTGGAGGGGCAGACGATACCCGAACCGCTGGTGGACTTCCTCGCGCCGGCGAAGATCGTCGTCCTGGGCTACCACGTGCTCCCGGACCAGACGCCGACGGAGCAGGGGAGTATGCAGTTCGAGGACCGCGCCCAGGAGGCTGTCGATGCGATCGCGGAGGCGTTCCGCGACGCCGGGCGGGACATCGAGACCCGGGTCGTCTTCACCCACAACCGCGACCAGACTGTCGAGCGCGTCGCAGAGGAGGTCGGTGCGACGGCGATGCTGCTTCCGAACCCGACCGGCGAGGTCGAGGACGTACTCGTCGCGGTCCGGGGGAAGATAGACGTCGCCCGTCTCGTGGACCTCGTCGCCGCACTCCTCGCCGATGACGACGGGCAGGTCACGCTCTGGGGCGTGAAAGGTGGCGGCTACGACGCCGAATCCGCGGTCCAGCGCGCCGACGCCACGCTCGAGCAGCGAGGCTTCGACCCGGCACGCATCACGGTCGAGACCAGCGACTCGGAGACCCCGATCTACGATATCGTCGCCCGGACCGCCGAGTTCGACGTGGTCGTCATGGGCGAGGGCGGGCCGCCGGTGCTCTCCGCGCTGTTCGGCGACGACGCAGAGCGCGTGGCAGAGGGTGCAGCCGCCCCGGTGCTCGTCGTCCGCGACCTGCCCGAGCCTGCTGAAGAAGCGGCGGACGACGAGCAGGTATCGGAGGACGATACTGCGACGGAGCCGACGGATTCCGGTGGGCCGGTCTCGGGAGACGACCGCCCGGACGAGTCGACGGAGTGA
- a CDS encoding class I SAM-dependent methyltransferase, whose translation MPRTGPFERHTDRYDAWFEENEAAYKSEVRVLQQLVPEPGLGLEIGVGSARFAAPLGMQVGLDPAARMLARARERGVDAVGGVAEALPFRDGSFDTALLVTTICFVDDIPQTLSEARRVLRPDGSLVIGYIDRDSPVGQVYQEKQSENPFYRDAVFVSTDELVGALEAAGFTEFEFVQTIFHWPGDIDEREPVAEGYGEGSFVGIRASP comes from the coding sequence ATGCCCAGGACGGGACCCTTCGAACGCCACACCGACCGATACGACGCGTGGTTCGAGGAAAACGAAGCCGCCTACAAGTCGGAGGTGAGGGTGCTCCAGCAGCTCGTTCCGGAGCCGGGACTCGGCCTGGAGATCGGCGTCGGCAGCGCCCGGTTCGCTGCACCGCTCGGGATGCAGGTCGGCCTCGACCCGGCAGCGCGGATGCTGGCCCGGGCTCGCGAGCGAGGCGTCGACGCGGTCGGGGGCGTCGCCGAGGCGCTGCCGTTCCGCGACGGCAGTTTCGACACGGCCCTGCTCGTCACGACGATCTGCTTCGTCGACGACATCCCGCAGACGCTGTCGGAGGCCCGACGCGTCCTGCGGCCTGACGGCTCGCTCGTCATCGGGTACATCGACCGCGATAGCCCCGTCGGACAGGTGTACCAGGAGAAGCAGTCCGAGAACCCGTTCTACCGCGATGCGGTGTTCGTCTCGACCGACGAGCTGGTCGGAGCACTCGAAGCGGCGGGGTTCACCGAGTTCGAGTTCGTGCAGACGATCTTCCACTGGCCGGGCGACATCGACGAGCGGGAACCGGTGGCGGAGGGGTACGGTGAGGGCTCGTTCGTCGGCATCAGGGCGTCTCCGTAG
- a CDS encoding acetamidase/formamidase family protein, giving the protein MSEHIHETLEVDEFTLGLVGPDQEWAGTVADGGTVKTHTPAGCWGPMITPSFRGGHEVTRPIFVENAEPGDALVVRIKDVEVTSLATSTGSMAEREGAFGDDPFVDHRCPECGAEWPETIVEGTGEDAIRCAECGANASSFGFEYGYTVVFDDDRTVGITVGSEGAHDLAERADEAMALPENSRQHPILLYEPDEMPGTLGRLRPFIGNIGTTPAVELPDSHNAGDFGQFLIGAEHDWGLADETELEARTDGHMDSNEVRPGATLICPVRVEGAGLYVGDLHANQGDGELSLHTTDVSGKTELEVEVIKGLDLDGPMLLPNEADLPHIAKPYSGAEREAGQALADEYNVETLHDAAPVQFIGSGATINDATENAFDRASSLFGITEGEVRSRCTFTGGVEIARLPGVVQLTMLAPTALLEEVGLAETVREQYGL; this is encoded by the coding sequence ATGTCGGAACACATCCACGAGACGCTCGAGGTCGACGAGTTCACGCTCGGACTCGTCGGGCCGGACCAGGAGTGGGCGGGAACTGTCGCCGACGGCGGGACCGTGAAGACGCACACGCCGGCCGGCTGCTGGGGACCGATGATCACGCCGTCCTTCCGCGGCGGCCACGAGGTCACACGCCCGATCTTCGTCGAGAACGCGGAGCCGGGCGACGCCCTGGTCGTCAGGATCAAGGACGTCGAGGTGACCAGTCTCGCGACCAGTACAGGCAGTATGGCCGAACGGGAGGGTGCGTTCGGTGACGACCCGTTCGTCGACCACCGGTGTCCGGAGTGTGGCGCTGAATGGCCCGAGACGATAGTCGAGGGAACCGGCGAGGATGCGATCCGGTGTGCCGAGTGTGGCGCGAACGCGTCCTCGTTCGGGTTCGAGTACGGCTACACCGTCGTCTTCGACGACGACCGGACGGTCGGCATCACCGTCGGCTCCGAGGGCGCACACGACCTGGCCGAGCGCGCCGACGAGGCGATGGCGCTCCCCGAGAACTCACGGCAGCACCCGATCCTGTTGTACGAGCCCGACGAGATGCCGGGGACGCTCGGCCGCCTCCGGCCGTTCATCGGCAACATCGGGACCACACCGGCGGTCGAACTCCCCGACTCGCACAACGCCGGTGACTTCGGACAGTTCCTCATCGGTGCCGAACACGACTGGGGGCTGGCGGACGAGACCGAACTCGAGGCCCGGACGGACGGGCACATGGACTCGAACGAGGTGCGTCCCGGCGCGACGCTGATCTGCCCGGTGCGCGTCGAAGGCGCAGGGCTGTACGTCGGCGATCTCCACGCGAACCAGGGCGATGGCGAGCTCTCGCTCCACACGACCGACGTGAGCGGGAAGACCGAACTCGAGGTCGAGGTCATCAAGGGGCTCGACCTCGACGGGCCCATGCTCCTGCCGAACGAGGCCGACCTGCCACACATCGCGAAGCCGTACTCCGGGGCCGAGCGCGAGGCCGGGCAGGCACTCGCCGACGAGTACAACGTCGAGACGCTGCACGACGCGGCACCGGTCCAGTTCATCGGCTCCGGCGCGACGATCAACGATGCGACGGAGAACGCGTTCGACCGGGCGAGTTCGCTGTTCGGGATCACCGAGGGCGAGGTGCGCTCACGCTGTACCTTCACCGGCGGCGTCGAGATCGCACGGCTCCCGGGAGTCGTCCAGTTGACCATGCTCGCACCGACGGCGCTGCTGGAGGAGGTCGGGCTCGCGGAGACGGTCCGGGAGCAGTACGGTCTCTGA
- a CDS encoding MarR family transcriptional regulator: MSQRSPLSASESGAGLLDLPPSAKLVAKTLEYEGDATQSQLAESTLLPVRTVRDALTRLEAQGLVSSRISFRDARIRVYSLDIERERH, from the coding sequence ATGTCCCAGAGATCGCCACTCTCCGCCTCCGAGTCGGGGGCCGGACTGCTGGATCTGCCGCCGAGTGCGAAGCTGGTCGCGAAGACGCTCGAATACGAGGGCGACGCCACGCAGTCCCAGCTCGCCGAGTCGACGCTCCTCCCGGTTCGAACCGTCCGGGATGCACTGACGCGCCTTGAGGCACAGGGCCTCGTCAGCTCCCGTATCTCGTTTCGGGACGCACGGATCCGGGTCTACTCGCTGGATATCGAGCGAGAACGGCACTGA
- a CDS encoding SDR family NAD(P)-dependent oxidoreductase: protein MARTAVIAGVGPGLGESLARKFASEGCEVALFARSAAFIEELAADLPEPGAGLAVQTDLASVEQIRDGFETVRDQFGPVDILVNHASAASWKGLMESSVEEFERPWKVNGRGAFVCSQEAVGDMVDTGGGTVIFTGATSAVRSLGGTVGFTAAKFAARGMAMDMAQEFGPEGVHVAHVVIDGQIDGPGAREQAPDRDGDTFLDPDRMAETYWHLVEQDQVDTQPFEVHITNGPQNTEFV, encoded by the coding sequence ATGGCACGCACGGCTGTTATCGCGGGCGTCGGTCCTGGTCTCGGCGAGTCGCTCGCGAGGAAGTTCGCGTCCGAGGGCTGTGAGGTTGCCCTCTTCGCCCGGAGCGCGGCGTTCATCGAGGAGTTGGCCGCCGACCTCCCCGAGCCGGGTGCTGGGCTCGCGGTCCAGACCGATCTCGCCAGCGTCGAGCAGATCCGGGACGGGTTCGAGACGGTCAGGGACCAGTTCGGCCCGGTCGATATCCTGGTGAATCACGCGAGTGCCGCGTCGTGGAAGGGCCTCATGGAGTCCAGCGTCGAGGAGTTCGAGCGACCCTGGAAGGTCAACGGCCGTGGTGCGTTCGTCTGCTCGCAGGAGGCCGTCGGTGACATGGTGGACACCGGCGGTGGCACCGTCATCTTCACCGGCGCGACCTCCGCGGTCCGGAGTCTCGGCGGGACAGTCGGGTTCACCGCGGCGAAGTTCGCGGCCCGCGGGATGGCGATGGACATGGCACAGGAGTTCGGTCCCGAGGGCGTCCACGTCGCACACGTCGTCATCGACGGCCAGATCGACGGCCCGGGAGCACGCGAGCAAGCCCCGGACCGCGACGGGGACACGTTCCTCGACCCCGACCGGATGGCCGAGACCTACTGGCATCTCGTCGAACAGGACCAGGTCGACACGCAGCCGTTCGAGGTGCACATCACCAACGGACCGCAGAACACCGAGTTCGTCTAG
- a CDS encoding transcription initiation factor IIB, producing the protein MARLNRHAETEEAVTESEQEEHTGESETESCPECGSEQLVTSGDGDELVCDDCGLVLEDEMIDRGPEWRAFNHGERQSKSRVGAPTTQTMHDKGLTTQIDWQNKDAYGRSLSSEKRSQMSRLRKWQERIRTKDAGERNLQFALSETDRMASALGVPRSVREVASVIYRRALNEDLIRGRSIEGVATSCLYAACRQEGIPRSLEEVSEVSRVEQKEIGRTYRYISQELGLRMEPVDPKEYVPRFCSELGVSEEVEMKANEIIDVTAEQGLLSGKSPTGFAAAAIYAASLLCNEKQTQREVAAVAQVTEVTIRNRYQEQIEAMGLQ; encoded by the coding sequence ATGGCTCGTCTGAACCGGCACGCGGAGACAGAGGAGGCGGTCACCGAATCGGAACAGGAAGAGCACACTGGAGAATCGGAGACGGAGTCGTGTCCGGAGTGCGGGTCGGAACAGCTCGTCACGAGCGGTGACGGTGACGAGCTCGTCTGCGACGACTGCGGACTGGTGCTCGAAGACGAGATGATCGATCGGGGGCCGGAGTGGCGGGCGTTCAACCACGGGGAGCGCCAGAGCAAGAGTCGTGTCGGGGCACCGACGACGCAGACGATGCACGACAAGGGGTTGACGACCCAGATCGACTGGCAGAACAAGGACGCGTACGGCCGGTCGCTCTCCTCGGAGAAGCGCAGTCAGATGTCGCGCCTCCGGAAGTGGCAGGAGCGCATCCGGACGAAGGACGCCGGGGAGCGGAACCTCCAGTTCGCACTCAGCGAGACCGACCGGATGGCATCGGCACTCGGCGTCCCGCGGTCCGTTCGCGAGGTGGCGTCGGTGATCTACCGGCGGGCACTGAACGAGGACCTGATCCGTGGTCGGTCCATCGAGGGCGTGGCGACGAGCTGTCTGTACGCCGCCTGCCGACAGGAGGGGATTCCGCGCAGTCTCGAGGAGGTGTCGGAGGTCTCGCGTGTCGAGCAGAAGGAGATCGGGCGCACGTACCGGTACATCTCGCAGGAGCTCGGCCTCAGGATGGAGCCCGTCGACCCGAAGGAGTACGTCCCCCGGTTCTGTTCCGAACTCGGCGTGAGCGAGGAGGTGGAGATGAAGGCGAACGAGATAATCGACGTGACGGCCGAACAGGGGCTCCTGTCGGGGAAGTCGCCGACGGGGTTCGCCGCGGCAGCGATCTACGCGGCCTCGCTGCTGTGCAACGAGAAGCAGACCCAGCGCGAGGTGGCCGCGGTGGCGCAGGTGACGGAGGTCACGATCCGGAACCGGTACCAGGAGCAGATCGAGGCGATGGGCCTCCAGTGA
- a CDS encoding pirin family protein, translated as MDESASATSEPGIHTAPRTDISQNQGKFRIHFNFPGRAVPGHDDHGYGPLATVVESFMDPGTLIRMHQHRNEEIISWVPAGVMRHDDRQGNELVTDAEHLMVMGAGSGFWHAEETLAADPPLRMLQIFVRPHGLDLEPEIQHEPIPGPEPNEWRYLFGPEDGEAPLRVRNEVQFYDCRLDEGASTTLPSRAGWDTYLYVFEGAVRIGPDGTALGHTESALVKGVEDVAVTAREPSILVAFCIDPGAPVTRQGTIGR; from the coding sequence ATGGACGAATCAGCGTCGGCCACCTCGGAGCCCGGAATACACACGGCTCCTCGGACCGATATCTCCCAGAACCAGGGCAAGTTCCGCATCCACTTCAACTTCCCCGGACGTGCAGTCCCGGGCCACGACGACCACGGCTACGGCCCACTGGCGACGGTCGTCGAGTCCTTCATGGACCCGGGGACGTTGATCCGGATGCACCAGCACCGAAACGAGGAGATCATCTCGTGGGTGCCTGCCGGCGTGATGCGACACGACGACCGACAGGGGAACGAGCTGGTCACGGATGCCGAGCACCTCATGGTCATGGGGGCCGGCAGTGGCTTCTGGCACGCCGAGGAGACGCTTGCGGCGGACCCGCCGCTACGGATGCTGCAGATCTTCGTCCGTCCGCACGGTCTCGACCTCGAGCCCGAGATCCAACACGAGCCGATCCCCGGGCCCGAACCCAACGAGTGGCGGTATCTGTTCGGTCCCGAGGACGGGGAGGCACCGCTCCGGGTTCGCAACGAGGTCCAGTTCTACGACTGTCGCCTCGACGAGGGCGCGAGCACCACCCTCCCCTCCCGAGCGGGCTGGGACACCTACCTCTACGTGTTCGAGGGGGCGGTGCGTATCGGTCCGGACGGGACGGCCCTCGGCCACACGGAATCCGCGCTCGTGAAGGGTGTCGAGGACGTCGCTGTCACGGCGCGCGAACCGTCGATACTCGTCGCGTTCTGCATCGACCCGGGTGCGCCGGTCACCCGGCAGGGAACCATCGGGCGCTGA
- a CDS encoding helix-turn-helix domain-containing protein, with protein MRYLTLRVTGAEAELHPLVPALTDESVFRDAQMVDWAPSLDPPRATVLLYVDGDIERFVDVLEETDLVLDYDVTRVGDERAYVYVHSEPHPVEWQLFDVGTTEGLIPVFPIQYHHDGSITARIVGPTETLQAAVESMPGGVETKLERVGEYDLGRPPIPPSLPPRQREALVTALELGYYEVPRAAGRDDVAAAMGCAPSTASEHLQKAERHVVRTYLNRNG; from the coding sequence ATGCGCTACCTCACGCTCCGTGTTACGGGGGCCGAAGCGGAGCTGCACCCGCTCGTCCCCGCACTCACCGACGAGTCGGTGTTCCGGGACGCCCAGATGGTCGACTGGGCACCGTCGCTCGACCCGCCACGGGCGACGGTCCTGCTCTACGTCGACGGCGACATCGAGCGGTTCGTCGACGTGCTGGAGGAGACGGACCTCGTGCTCGACTACGACGTGACACGCGTCGGCGACGAGCGGGCCTACGTCTACGTCCACTCGGAACCGCACCCGGTAGAGTGGCAGTTGTTCGATGTGGGAACCACCGAGGGGCTCATCCCGGTGTTCCCGATCCAGTACCATCACGACGGTTCCATCACGGCCCGAATCGTCGGCCCGACGGAGACGCTTCAGGCTGCGGTCGAGTCGATGCCCGGGGGCGTCGAGACGAAGCTCGAACGTGTCGGCGAGTACGACCTCGGCCGGCCACCGATCCCGCCATCACTGCCACCCCGACAGCGCGAGGCGCTCGTGACCGCGCTCGAACTCGGCTACTACGAGGTGCCGCGGGCAGCGGGCCGGGACGACGTGGCGGCCGCCATGGGCTGCGCCCCCAGCACGGCCTCAGAGCACCTGCAGAAGGCGGAGCGCCACGTCGTCAGGACCTACCTGAACCGGAACGGGTGA
- a CDS encoding ubiquitin-like small modifier protein 1 yields the protein MEVYVYGPLRTATGEKVVDVPADGGTVGDLLEAFLGEYPRTASQLVDDDGGLRPSVRVMVDDEKATWDQPVSKHDEVKIFPAMRGG from the coding sequence ATGGAGGTGTACGTGTACGGACCATTGCGGACCGCAACGGGCGAGAAGGTCGTGGACGTTCCAGCGGATGGCGGGACCGTCGGAGACCTGCTCGAGGCGTTCCTCGGCGAGTACCCGCGGACTGCCTCACAGCTCGTCGACGACGACGGCGGCCTCCGACCGAGCGTCCGTGTGATGGTCGACGATGAGAAGGCGACGTGGGACCAGCCCGTGTCGAAGCACGACGAGGTGAAGATCTTCCCTGCGATGCGTGGTGGGTGA